Genomic segment of Leishmania panamensis strain MHOM/PA/94/PSC-1 chromosome 20 sequence:
CCCCCGTGGAACATACCATACGACTCAGCTCCATTCTCTCGTTCGTTGCCATTGACCTCCTTATCTTCAGGTTTTTCAGTTTGATTTTGTTTGCGCCGCTTTATTTTGCTTAAAGCATCTCTTTCATATTTGTTGCGTAtttcattctctctttccctctatGTTCTACTCATCTCTCTTGTTGACTTCTgcatttttttgtttctaGCGAAACAAAAGGCCCGCTTCTGCCTACCAAGTCATTatccttcgctctctttgccGTGTGTCGCTGACGCACCTACTTCACGTGCCTACACTCATACAGCCAAGCGCTCAAGCGCAGCGAGATCACTCACTTGCCCGTTCTCTTCACTGAACCCTGCTCCTCACTAAtcccctgccccctccaaagaaaacaaagcaaaACAGAAGTGCACAAGAcgcgcccccctctttgATCTGATAGTGTCATCACCCCTTCTGTTTTGTAGTGTTTTGTGCCTTTGCCCTCTCGACCCTCGTCTTCGCCCCTGCCCGCATTTTCCGACTTCCTTCAGCTCTTTCTCAGAGTTTGGTCATctgtcttttccctctttacTTCGAGTCCCTCTGCAGGGTGTAACAATCCTCCTCGTATACAAAGAAGAagtacacagacacacacacacacaccaacgtACACCTACACGTACCTTAAGCAGAAGACAATCCCCCCTACCCCTTTCAATCATCACCACCTGCGAAGAGAAAATGGGCTGCATTTCGGGTTTTCTCTTCGGCATCCTCCAGTTTGTGGCGGTACTCTTTATCACTGTTGGCACTCCGCTGGCGATGTACGTGCCGCGGAGCGAGAACGCTAAGCGAGTCACCAATGGCTACTGCATCACGATGTGGGGAATTCGCGATAAATGTCTTACATTGACGTACTCGGAAAAGACTGCCGATGTCTGGTCAGAGTGCCCGGGGCGCGTGAGTCGCTTcaaggcggcgcaggttTTCGCCATTGGAGCTGCCATCATTCTCATCGCTTCGATCTTGGCAAATCTTCTGaatgcgtgctgctgctactgcgtCAAGTACTTGTGCATTGTGTTGAACTTGGTGGCCGCGGTTGTGCTTTCGATTTCCTGGGGCTGCATATTGGACTGCTATCTGCGTAATCAGGGTAGCTTCATGCGCGGCACCGTGGACGTATGCATGAGAATTCGAGACTTCCCTGGTCTTGATAACTCGCACCCGGATGGAATGCAGCTGGGTGTTGGTTTCATCCTTCTTGTTTTCGCCTGCGTCATCAGTTTTGTGAACATCTTTGTTACTTTTCTTCCATGCTAAAGTCAAGCTTGCTGACACCTACTCCCATTACAGAAAGATGGGAACAGACGGTACTGCACATTGACAAGAAAAGCATGAGGCAGAATGCTCGTTGGCTGTGACGctggagggaagggggggtaGTTGCGATGCgttgaaagagagaaaaagtggTAAGCAAAATGGTATAGAAAAAGAACGAGCACTTGCAACTTCAAATGCTTTGCACGCCACAGGAGGAAAAGACCACAACGGGCACACATAAACACTGGGAGACCTGCTGCACCTGACACCCATGCACGTCGATGGAGGACACGTGGGGTTTTCTCGAGTTTGCTTTTCTGTGCGTAACCGCCCAATGCGGAGAGACTGTGCTacgccttctttttttttttgcttctttgaGCTGAGTGCCCTTGTCGGTgagtgttttttttctttcttgcGGTCATCCGCTACGACGGCTATGCTTACGTATCTCTGTTGGTGCGTGTGAC
This window contains:
- a CDS encoding amastin-like protein (TriTrypDB/GeneDB-style sysID: LpmP.20.1000) produces the protein MGCISGFLFGILQFVAVLFITVGTPLAMYVPRSENAKRVTNGYCITMWGIRDKCLTLTYSEKTADVWSECPGRVSRFKAAQVFAIGAAIILIASILANLLNACCCYCVKYLCIVLNLVAAVVLSISWGCILDCYLRNQGSFMRGTVDVCMRIRDFPGLDNSHPDGMQLGVGFILLVFACVISFVNIFVTFLPC